In a single window of the Nicotiana tomentosiformis chromosome 10, ASM39032v3, whole genome shotgun sequence genome:
- the LOC138899794 gene encoding uncharacterized protein, with the protein MLIHDGRVIVYVSRQLKVHEKNYHMHELELVANVHAPKLWRHYLYGVPCEHPGKANIVAYALSRKAESMDSLAYLLAVERPLAMDVQALANRFVRLDVSKPRNTVKRGGDKDIVIGDDGVLRLQSRICVPNVDGLRELILEEAHSLHYSIHPCVMKMYCNLKQHYWWRRMKKDIVAYISRCLNYQQVKYEHQYPCGLTHRLEIPE; encoded by the exons ATGTTGATCcatgacggtagggtgattgtgtATGTATCTcgtcagttgaaggttcatgagaagaattaccatatgCATGAATTAGAGTTGGTTGCCAATGTTCACGCGCCGAaactttggaggcattatctgtatggtgttccatgtgag cacccggggaaggccaatatagtggcatatgcattgagtaggaaggctgagagcatggacagtttggcatatttattggcagtggagaggccactagccatggatgttcaggctttggccaatcggttcGTGAGGCTGGATGTTTCAAAGCCTAG gAACACGGTGAAGCGGGGTGGTGATAAGGATATTgtgattggagatgatggagttctgcGGCTTCAAAgccggatttgtgttccaaatgttgatgggttgagagagttgatccttgaggaagCTCATAGTTTGCACTATTCCATTCACCCATGTGTCATGAAGATGTACTGtaacttgaaacaacactattggtggcggagaatgaagaaagatattgttgcttaTATCTCTAGGTGTTTGAattatcaacaggtgaagtacgagcatcaataTCCTTGTGGGTTGACTCACAGATTGGAGATaccagagtag